A genomic segment from Desulfonatronum lacustre DSM 10312 encodes:
- a CDS encoding AMP-binding protein — protein MHPTYHPHEDFLTNFRLEIPENYNFAFDFLDVHAEREPGRPAMIHVDDAGNRRDFSLGFFRTESGKLANALQQLGLKKGDRVMLILHRRVEFWVAMLGLHKLGAVAVPSPALLTTKDIVYRVNFARIKAVITDAGVAPAVQAALPDCPGLRTLIQVGGSALKPGWADYDAIMAQASDVFPRPEDPAENAGGRDSLLIFFSSGTTGPPKMVEHLHTYPLGHYVTGVHWHDLRPGDIHLTLADTGWGKAVWGKFYGQWMAQAVVFVHDFRGKFDPARLLELLAEHKVTSFCGPPTVYRFLIRQDFSGLDLSSLRHCTTAGELLNEGVFHAWKEATGLPIYEGYGQTETTLQVATFPFMTPKPGSIGKPCPGWDVVLLNDDDQPCAPGEEGEICIRLDPAAPLGLFAGYLDEPDKTAQARKGGFYHTGDKAWMDEEGYLWFLGRVDDLIKSSGYRIGPFEVESVLITHPAVVEAAVTGIPDPDRGQTVKATLVLAPGYTASEELTKELQNHVKSLTAPYKYPRIIDYVDELPKTISGKIKRAEIRANDLSAAGGAS, from the coding sequence ATGCACCCGACCTACCATCCCCACGAAGACTTTCTGACCAACTTCCGGCTGGAGATACCGGAGAACTACAATTTCGCCTTCGACTTTCTGGACGTGCACGCCGAACGGGAGCCGGGCCGTCCGGCCATGATCCATGTGGACGACGCCGGGAACCGCCGGGACTTCTCCCTGGGCTTTTTCCGGACCGAATCCGGCAAGCTGGCCAATGCCCTGCAACAGCTCGGCCTGAAAAAAGGCGACCGGGTGATGCTCATCCTGCATCGCCGGGTGGAATTCTGGGTGGCCATGCTGGGCCTGCACAAGCTGGGCGCGGTGGCCGTGCCTTCTCCGGCTTTGCTGACCACCAAGGACATCGTCTACCGGGTCAATTTCGCCCGAATCAAGGCCGTGATCACGGACGCCGGGGTCGCGCCAGCGGTCCAGGCCGCCCTGCCGGACTGCCCCGGCCTGCGCACCCTGATCCAGGTCGGCGGGAGCGCCCTAAAGCCAGGTTGGGCCGACTACGACGCGATCATGGCCCAGGCATCCGACGTTTTTCCCCGGCCCGAGGATCCGGCTGAAAACGCCGGAGGCCGGGACAGCCTGCTGATCTTTTTTTCCTCCGGGACCACCGGACCGCCGAAGATGGTCGAGCACCTGCACACCTACCCCCTGGGGCATTACGTCACCGGCGTGCACTGGCACGATCTGCGCCCCGGGGACATCCACCTGACCCTGGCCGACACCGGCTGGGGCAAGGCGGTCTGGGGCAAATTCTACGGCCAGTGGATGGCCCAAGCCGTGGTCTTTGTCCACGATTTCCGGGGCAAGTTCGACCCGGCCAGGCTGCTCGAACTACTGGCCGAACACAAGGTGACCTCGTTCTGCGGGCCGCCCACGGTCTACCGCTTCCTGATCCGCCAGGACTTCTCGGGCCTGGACCTCTCCAGCCTGCGCCACTGCACCACTGCCGGAGAGCTGCTCAACGAAGGGGTCTTTCACGCCTGGAAGGAAGCCACCGGACTGCCCATTTACGAGGGCTACGGCCAGACCGAAACCACCCTGCAAGTGGCCACCTTTCCGTTCATGACCCCCAAACCCGGCTCCATCGGCAAACCCTGCCCAGGCTGGGACGTGGTCCTGCTCAACGACGACGACCAGCCCTGCGCCCCGGGCGAGGAGGGCGAGATCTGCATCCGCCTGGACCCCGCTGCTCCGCTAGGCCTCTTCGCCGGATATCTGGACGAACCGGACAAGACGGCCCAGGCGCGCAAGGGCGGTTTCTATCATACCGGGGACAAGGCCTGGATGGATGAGGAAGGCTACCTGTGGTTCCTGGGCCGGGTGGACGACCTGATCAAAAGCTCGGGCTACCGGATCGGCCCCTTTGAAGTGGAAAGCGTTTTGATCACCCACCCCGCGGTGGTGGAAGCCGCGGTGACCGGGATCCCGGACCCGGATCGCGGGCAGACGGTCAAGGCCACCTTGGTCCTGGCTCCGGGCTACACAGCCTCCGAGGAACTGACCAAGGAACTTCAGAACCACGTCAAGTCCCTCACCGCGCCCTACAAGTACCCCCGGATCATCGACTACGTGGACGAACTGCCCAAGACCATCAGCGGCAAGATTAAACGCGCCGAAATCCGCGCCAATGATCTTAGCGCGGCCGGGGGAGCATCCTGA
- a CDS encoding helix-turn-helix domain-containing protein: MPDISPETPPYAQVAPRLRGLREALDLSVEEMAARIESTPDKVALYESGTVEIPVSHLFNTAKNCGVDLTVLLSGGEAHLHNHALVRKDKGMNVDRRKDYTYKSLAYSFTGRRMEPFLVTVPPKSEQEPTFTEHAGQEFIYMLSGRLELRLGDQILILEPGDSLYFTSRTPHALRGLDQSEATFLDVII; the protein is encoded by the coding sequence ATGCCTGACATTTCCCCCGAAACCCCGCCCTACGCCCAGGTCGCCCCGCGGTTGCGCGGTCTGCGCGAGGCCCTGGACCTCAGCGTCGAGGAAATGGCCGCCCGGATCGAATCCACCCCGGACAAGGTGGCCCTGTACGAATCCGGGACCGTGGAAATCCCGGTCAGCCATCTTTTCAACACCGCCAAAAACTGCGGCGTGGACCTGACCGTGCTGCTCTCCGGCGGCGAGGCCCACCTGCACAACCACGCCCTGGTCCGCAAGGACAAAGGCATGAACGTGGACCGGCGCAAGGACTACACTTACAAAAGCCTGGCCTACAGCTTCACCGGCCGCCGGATGGAGCCGTTTCTGGTCACCGTACCGCCGAAAAGCGAGCAGGAACCGACCTTCACCGAACATGCCGGACAGGAATTCATCTACATGCTCTCCGGCCGCCTGGAACTGCGCCTGGGAGACCAGATCCTGATCCTCGAACCCGGAGACAGCCTCTACTTCACCTCCCGAACGCCTCACGCCCTGCGGGGCCTGGACCAATCCGAGGCCACTTTTCTGGACGTCATCATTTAA
- the pdxA gene encoding 4-hydroxythreonine-4-phosphate dehydrogenase PdxA encodes MPPSSVQGRGLGQTLGQTLGQTLGLTLGLTLGLTLGDPNGLGPELVCRVFQHGLPESLAGTSVLIIGPEQALAHHQQASGSSVFWHRLSNLDRLSEQVKVQPSSVHLYTPPDLDSFQMQPGAATTAGGQAAGLALETACSLLQSGHVQALTTCPLNKATLQRAGFNFAGHTEFLAAKAGLTPDDVCMHFAGPRMRVSLVTTHPPLRAVPGLITVERILRKLELTRAAMHAQGLPGPVAVCGLNPHAGEDGRIGDEDGRIIAPAVSQARARGWNVVGPLAADTVFHRAAQGDFSAVLAMYHDQGLTAFKLLHFHDGVQVTLGLPYVRTSPDHGTGYDLVGQGKASAQSLRNALNMAVALTVR; translated from the coding sequence GTGCCCCCCTCTTCCGTTCAGGGCCGAGGCTTGGGCCAAACCCTGGGCCAAACCCTGGGCCAAACCCTGGGCCTGACCCTGGGCCTGACCCTGGGCCTGACCCTGGGCGACCCCAACGGGCTGGGCCCGGAACTGGTCTGTCGCGTTTTCCAACACGGCCTCCCCGAGTCGCTCGCCGGGACCTCCGTGCTGATCATCGGCCCGGAACAGGCCTTGGCGCACCACCAGCAGGCGTCAGGGAGTTCTGTGTTCTGGCATCGGCTGTCCAATTTGGACCGATTATCGGAACAGGTAAAGGTTCAGCCGTCAAGCGTCCATCTCTATACGCCTCCAGACCTCGACTCCTTCCAGATGCAGCCGGGAGCGGCCACAACAGCAGGCGGCCAGGCAGCGGGACTGGCATTGGAAACCGCCTGTTCCCTGCTGCAATCCGGCCATGTCCAGGCCTTGACCACCTGCCCGCTGAACAAGGCCACGCTCCAGCGGGCAGGATTCAATTTCGCCGGGCACACCGAGTTTCTGGCCGCCAAGGCCGGGTTGACCCCGGACGACGTCTGCATGCACTTTGCGGGGCCTCGGATGCGAGTCAGCCTGGTCACCACCCACCCCCCGCTGCGTGCGGTCCCCGGCTTGATCACCGTCGAGCGGATTCTGCGCAAGCTGGAGCTGACCAGAGCCGCGATGCACGCCCAGGGTCTGCCTGGCCCCGTCGCGGTTTGCGGCCTGAACCCGCATGCCGGGGAGGATGGACGGATCGGCGACGAGGACGGACGGATCATCGCCCCGGCCGTGAGCCAGGCCAGGGCCAGAGGCTGGAACGTGGTCGGCCCGCTGGCCGCGGACACGGTTTTCCACCGGGCCGCGCAAGGCGACTTCTCCGCGGTTTTGGCCATGTACCACGACCAGGGCCTGACGGCCTTCAAGCTGCTGCACTTTCACGACGGCGTCCAAGTCACCCTCGGCCTGCCCTACGTCCGCACCAGCCCGGACCACGGCACCGGATACGACCTGGTCGGCCAGGGCAAGGCCTCGGCCCAAAGCCTGCGTAACGCTCTCAACATGGCCGTCGCCCTGACAGTCCGCTGA
- a CDS encoding dual CXXC motif small (seleno)protein: MLPPIQDIRTRLRCRKCGDRLHARRGURAVALRCGSCGAAFALHEYGTTLDDLMEEFLADTPCNRI; encoded by the coding sequence ATGCTCCCGCCCATCCAAGACATCAGGACCCGACTCCGTTGCCGGAAGTGCGGCGATCGCTTGCACGCCCGGCGCGGCTGACGGGCCGTCGCCCTGCGCTGCGGGTCCTGCGGCGCCGCCTTTGCCTTGCACGAATACGGAACCACCCTGGACGACCTGATGGAAGAATTTTTGGCCGACACTCCCTGCAACCGAATATAG
- the pcnB gene encoding polynucleotide adenylyltransferase PcnB, with amino-acid sequence MPPQIIPRDEHPISRKNIHPDALRVMYQLGRKGFTAYLVGGGVRDLILGREPKDFDVGTNATPNQIKKAFRNCFIIGRRFRLAHIHFGDQIIETSTFRRCPEPDADGNGDLYVFRDNCYGSPEEDALRRDFTINALFYEVKRFSVIDHVGGLSDIRDRLIRCIGDPNIRFREDPVRMIRAVRFASRLGFRIEPATFNAILRHHQEILKAAPPRVFEELIKLFAYGSGEQAVRLLYKTGLLGDLLPEIAQYLDQGRAQNRESVLWSWLGRLDDRIRDRGGLNPVLIFATLFFAPMSRLLSEQAARDEEQERLALHLRLTELLTPICIRISMPKLMTMRMIQVMANQSRFVPDKRKRFSKRGFVAQETFPETLALYEIGLRVAGEDPERLEPWNALRMEIEAQRPDFKINKKTADKKPERTRRRQVMASAEKPNEKTTAIPDGPATETAGENVEIKRSRPPRKRSRRRKPSSAPRT; translated from the coding sequence ATGCCCCCACAAATCATTCCCCGCGACGAACACCCCATCTCCCGCAAAAACATCCATCCCGACGCTCTGAGGGTCATGTACCAACTCGGGCGCAAGGGATTCACGGCCTACCTGGTGGGCGGCGGCGTGCGCGACCTGATCCTCGGGCGCGAGCCCAAGGACTTCGACGTGGGCACCAACGCCACGCCCAATCAGATCAAGAAGGCCTTCCGAAACTGTTTCATCATCGGCCGCCGGTTCCGGCTGGCGCATATCCATTTCGGCGACCAGATCATCGAAACCTCCACCTTTCGGCGCTGCCCCGAGCCGGATGCCGACGGGAACGGGGATTTGTACGTCTTTCGGGACAATTGCTACGGCTCTCCGGAAGAGGACGCCCTGCGCCGGGACTTCACCATCAACGCCCTGTTCTACGAGGTGAAGCGATTCTCCGTCATCGACCATGTCGGGGGATTGAGCGACATCCGCGACCGATTGATCCGCTGCATCGGAGATCCGAACATTCGTTTCCGGGAGGACCCGGTGCGCATGATCCGGGCCGTGCGTTTCGCCTCCCGCCTGGGCTTCCGGATCGAACCCGCCACCTTCAACGCCATTCTCCGCCATCACCAGGAAATCCTCAAGGCCGCCCCGCCCCGGGTCTTCGAGGAACTGATCAAGCTCTTTGCCTACGGCTCCGGGGAACAGGCCGTTCGCCTGCTCTATAAAACCGGCCTGCTCGGGGATCTACTCCCGGAAATCGCGCAGTATCTGGACCAGGGCCGCGCGCAAAACCGGGAATCCGTCCTGTGGTCCTGGCTGGGCCGCCTGGACGACCGGATCAGAGACAGGGGCGGCCTAAATCCGGTCCTAATTTTCGCGACCCTGTTTTTCGCCCCCATGAGCCGACTCCTCAGTGAACAAGCGGCCCGGGACGAGGAGCAAGAACGGCTTGCGCTCCACCTCCGGCTGACCGAACTGCTCACGCCCATCTGCATCCGGATCAGCATGCCCAAGTTGATGACCATGCGGATGATCCAGGTCATGGCCAACCAGTCCCGCTTCGTCCCGGACAAACGCAAGCGCTTCTCCAAGCGCGGCTTCGTGGCCCAGGAGACCTTCCCCGAGACCCTGGCATTGTATGAAATCGGTCTGCGCGTGGCCGGCGAGGATCCGGAGCGCCTCGAACCCTGGAACGCCCTGCGCATGGAAATCGAAGCGCAACGTCCGGACTTCAAAATCAATAAAAAGACCGCCGATAAAAAGCCCGAAAGGACAAGACGCCGTCAGGTGATGGCAAGCGCCGAAAAACCGAACGAGAAGACGACGGCGATACCGGACGGACCGGCAACCGAAACAGCGGGAGAAAACGTCGAGATCAAGCGTTCCCGCCCACCGCGCAAGCGTTCCCGCCGCCGCAAGCCGTCGTCCGCGCCTCGAACCTGA
- a CDS encoding NUDIX domain-containing protein: protein MPGLQKPCPHCAKPLTIYTNPVPTVDILITLPDRGIVLIERRNPPPGWAIPGGFIDYGESAEQAAVREALEETGLEVELTGLFGVYSAPDRDPRQHTISTIFTAQAKNPDQLRAGDDAGAVRVFPLTALPDQLAFDHGSILQELRRRHEALNPPVSVS, encoded by the coding sequence ATGCCAGGACTCCAAAAACCCTGCCCCCACTGCGCCAAACCGCTGACCATCTATACCAACCCAGTACCCACCGTGGACATTCTGATCACCCTTCCCGACCGGGGAATCGTCCTCATTGAACGTCGCAACCCTCCTCCGGGCTGGGCCATTCCCGGCGGGTTCATCGATTACGGCGAGTCCGCGGAACAGGCCGCTGTGCGCGAGGCCCTGGAGGAAACCGGACTGGAAGTGGAGCTGACCGGACTTTTCGGCGTCTATTCCGCCCCGGACCGCGACCCGCGCCAGCACACCATCAGCACGATCTTCACGGCCCAGGCCAAGAATCCGGACCAACTCCGGGCCGGAGACGACGCCGGGGCCGTGCGCGTCTTTCCCCTGACCGCCCTGCCCGACCAACTGGCCTTTGACCACGGAAGCATCCTCCAAGAACTTCGTCGCCGTCACGAGGCCCTGAACCCTCCGGTGTCCGTCTCGTAG
- the glgA gene encoding glycogen synthase GlgA — protein MDSHPQILFVASEMYPFSKTGGLADVMGALPLALSRLGVSVGVITPFYGRLASSEFPLRLIYEDCPVGYPWPDTTADIFLADYHGLPVYFISRGEYFDRRFLYCTHKGDYFDNCERFIFFCRATMEWARRLSNPPEIIHAHDWHAALVPAYLHFLRKVDTFWKKTKSVVTIHNLAFQGRFAYRLFLESGLPSAAWNSSGAEFFGDFNLLKSGISYADLVTTVSPTYAKEILTPEFGCGLEGILNHRTADLRGILNGADYAVWDPRQDRYLPSTYSPETLRGKLRCKESLFHELCLDPELLSRPLLGFVGRLREQKGIDMLLEILPELMRKDVCVVVLGEGNLQFEAQIQDMMETYPGRLVARIGYTEDLAHRIQAGVDLFLMPSRYEPCGLTQMYSLRYGSLPVASALGGLLDTITGYPDPESTGFIFTPPDARTFLQSIELALDVWERPAEWKAMRVRAMRKDYSWSSAAQQYIQAYTDIGADLSPA, from the coding sequence ATGGACAGCCATCCTCAGATCCTGTTCGTGGCCTCGGAAATGTACCCCTTCTCCAAGACCGGGGGCCTCGCGGACGTCATGGGCGCCCTGCCCCTGGCCTTGTCCCGACTTGGCGTGAGCGTGGGGGTGATCACTCCGTTCTACGGGCGGCTGGCCAGCAGCGAATTTCCCTTACGCCTGATCTACGAAGACTGCCCGGTGGGCTACCCCTGGCCGGACACCACGGCGGACATTTTCCTGGCCGACTATCACGGTCTGCCGGTCTATTTCATCTCCCGGGGCGAATACTTTGATCGCCGCTTTCTGTACTGCACCCACAAGGGCGATTATTTCGACAACTGCGAGCGATTCATCTTTTTCTGCCGGGCGACCATGGAATGGGCCAGACGGTTGTCCAACCCCCCGGAAATCATCCATGCCCACGACTGGCACGCGGCCCTGGTTCCGGCCTATCTGCATTTTTTGCGCAAGGTGGACACCTTCTGGAAAAAAACCAAGTCCGTGGTGACCATCCACAATCTGGCCTTTCAGGGCCGGTTCGCCTACCGCCTGTTCCTGGAATCCGGGCTGCCCTCGGCGGCCTGGAACAGCTCCGGGGCGGAATTTTTCGGAGACTTCAATCTGCTCAAGTCCGGCATCTCCTACGCGGACTTGGTCACCACGGTCAGCCCGACCTATGCCAAGGAAATCCTGACCCCGGAATTCGGCTGCGGCCTGGAAGGCATTCTCAACCACCGGACCGCGGACTTGCGGGGAATTCTCAACGGCGCGGACTACGCCGTCTGGGACCCCAGGCAGGATCGCTACCTGCCCAGCACCTATTCGCCGGAGACATTGCGGGGCAAACTGCGCTGCAAGGAGAGCCTGTTTCACGAACTCTGCCTGGACCCCGAGCTGCTGTCCCGCCCCCTGCTCGGGTTCGTCGGCCGCCTCCGGGAGCAAAAGGGCATCGACATGCTCCTGGAAATCCTGCCTGAACTGATGCGCAAGGACGTCTGCGTGGTGGTCCTGGGCGAAGGCAATCTCCAGTTTGAAGCCCAGATCCAGGACATGATGGAAACCTACCCGGGACGGCTCGTGGCCCGCATCGGCTACACCGAAGACCTGGCCCACCGCATCCAGGCCGGGGTGGATCTCTTCCTGATGCCTTCGCGCTACGAACCCTGCGGCCTGACCCAGATGTACAGCCTGCGTTACGGCAGCCTGCCCGTGGCCTCGGCCCTGGGCGGACTCCTGGACACCATCACCGGCTACCCCGATCCCGAATCCACGGGATTCATCTTCACCCCGCCCGACGCCCGGACCTTTCTGCAAAGCATTGAGCTGGCCCTGGACGTCTGGGAACGCCCGGCGGAGTGGAAGGCCATGCGGGTCAGGGCCATGCGCAAGGACTATTCCTGGTCCAGCGCGGCGCAGCAGTATATCCAAGCCTACACGGACATTGGGGCGGACCTGTCCCCGGCCTGA
- a CDS encoding efflux RND transporter periplasmic adaptor subunit produces the protein MHGRLLVCILAAMFWFWSAGIVSAQPPGQQGGPPPAVVVVASVASGEMVEEREFVGTAYFQETSLVASEVSGRVLEVHFEQGDRVRRGDKLVTMDGVLKSKDLLSRRAQREEVLAELSRVSRELDRMQRLYEQNTVAEQEYEKVKFLASALERRAESLAADISRIQEELRMLVILAPFDGVVLSRKSNLGEWLSSGSPVAELARYDVVDILVNVPVDVALGLELGQVVRGSAAGRELEGRVQAVVPRGDVGSRTFPVKVRLPNEHGLLEGMEVRMYLPTGQRHEGLTVPRDAVVPSPMGQVIFLVREGQAKMVPVTVLGFARDTAGIEAQDVAPGDQVVVKGQERLRDGQPVRVVE, from the coding sequence ATGCACGGACGTTTGTTGGTTTGCATCCTGGCCGCGATGTTCTGGTTCTGGAGCGCGGGAATCGTGTCGGCCCAGCCACCGGGACAGCAGGGAGGGCCGCCGCCGGCCGTGGTGGTCGTGGCGTCGGTCGCGTCCGGGGAAATGGTCGAGGAACGGGAGTTCGTGGGCACGGCCTATTTTCAGGAAACCTCCCTGGTGGCCTCGGAAGTCAGTGGTCGGGTTCTTGAGGTCCATTTCGAACAGGGGGACCGGGTTCGCCGCGGCGACAAGCTGGTGACCATGGACGGGGTACTCAAGTCCAAGGACCTCTTGTCCCGTCGAGCCCAGCGGGAAGAAGTCCTGGCCGAACTGTCCCGCGTCTCGCGGGAACTGGATCGGATGCAACGGCTGTATGAGCAAAACACCGTCGCTGAACAGGAGTATGAAAAGGTCAAGTTTCTCGCCAGCGCATTGGAGCGACGAGCCGAGTCCCTGGCAGCGGACATTTCCCGGATCCAGGAGGAGCTGCGCATGCTGGTCATCCTGGCCCCGTTTGACGGAGTGGTCCTGTCCCGGAAGAGCAATCTCGGGGAATGGCTGTCGTCGGGCTCTCCCGTGGCGGAACTGGCGCGTTACGATGTGGTGGACATCCTGGTCAATGTGCCCGTGGACGTGGCTCTCGGGCTGGAGCTGGGCCAGGTCGTGCGGGGAAGCGCCGCGGGCCGGGAGTTGGAGGGGCGGGTTCAGGCCGTGGTGCCCCGTGGCGACGTGGGCTCGCGGACGTTTCCGGTCAAGGTCCGGCTGCCCAACGAGCATGGCCTTCTGGAAGGCATGGAGGTGCGGATGTACCTGCCCACCGGCCAACGTCACGAGGGATTGACGGTCCCCCGGGACGCTGTTGTTCCCAGCCCCATGGGCCAGGTGATTTTTCTGGTCCGGGAGGGGCAGGCCAAAATGGTCCCGGTGACCGTGCTCGGCTTTGCCCGGGACACGGCCGGGATAGAAGCCCAGGACGTCGCCCCCGGTGACCAGGTGGTGGTCAAAGGCCAGGAGCGCCTGCGAGACGGACAGCCGGTGCGGGTTGTGGAGTGA